From one Gemmobacter sp. genomic stretch:
- a CDS encoding GntR family transcriptional regulator, producing MPDDSQTEPVFTTLRQADLPSRIADQVLRAIGDGLLRPGTRVTEARLAEQLGTSRAPVREALRLLESQGLIVSHPRRGFFVKSYDADELAEIYDLRECLELHNAQALADRLTPADLARLEAQVDLLKKLGAEGRMQEQVAEDYAFHRMMCEIGGNTRILRLFDQIATELRSGIALVGRVYDDPVEIARQHDPLIEALRSRDVVRIRDELRDHLRDAAFHATALYRQWPAEVAAQAAADLARTPR from the coding sequence TTGCCCGACGACAGCCAGACGGAACCCGTGTTCACCACGCTGCGGCAGGCCGACCTGCCCAGCCGGATCGCCGACCAGGTGCTGCGCGCCATCGGCGACGGCCTGCTGCGCCCCGGCACCCGGGTGACCGAGGCGCGGCTGGCCGAACAGCTGGGCACCTCGCGTGCGCCGGTGCGCGAGGCGCTGCGCCTGCTGGAAAGCCAGGGCCTCATCGTGTCGCACCCCCGGCGCGGGTTCTTCGTCAAAAGCTATGATGCCGATGAACTGGCCGAGATCTATGACCTGCGCGAATGCCTGGAACTGCACAATGCCCAGGCCCTGGCCGACCGGCTGACCCCCGCCGACCTTGCCCGGCTGGAGGCGCAGGTCGATCTGCTGAAAAAGCTGGGCGCCGAAGGGCGGATGCAGGAACAGGTGGCCGAGGATTACGCCTTTCACCGCATGATGTGCGAGATCGGCGGCAATACCCGCATCCTGCGCCTGTTCGACCAGATCGCCACCGAATTGCGCTCGGGCATCGCGCTGGTGGGGCGGGTCTATGACGACCCGGTGGAAATTGCCCGCCAGCACGACCCGCTGATCGAGGCATTGCGCAGCCGCGATGTGGTGCGCATCCGGGACGAGCTGCGCGACCACCTGCGCGATGCGGCCTTCCATGCGACTGCGCTGTATCGCCAGTGGCCGGCCGAGGTTGCGGCACAGGCCGCCGCCGACCTGGCGCGTACGCCCCGCTGA
- a CDS encoding glyoxylate/hydroxypyruvate reductase A has translation MTSGRGPQVLEIVALSRVFDLPRAFATANTPTVRVIGPDQVTDPAKIEVAISWVPTDDAFAPYPNLRMVSSIAAGVDRILACPSLPDHVVVTRIRDTAQADMMAGFAAWHVVWHHRRMGQYVANQPLRIWDRSFQPPAPGQVRVGILGFGLMGQACARVIGAMGFPVVAARSSASATPVPDGVTVLAGPGSIQAVAERSDILINVLPLTDATRDVLDAALFARMPAGAVLVQIGRGEQMVEADLLAALDSGHLAGASVDVFRSEPPPADHPFWGHPNILVTPHRASDTSRLEILRQIALNYAALVAGQPAPGAVSRTAGY, from the coding sequence ATGACCAGCGGGCGCGGGCCACAGGTGCTGGAAATCGTCGCGCTGTCGCGCGTGTTCGACCTGCCCCGGGCCTTCGCAACGGCCAATACGCCGACCGTCCGGGTGATCGGGCCCGATCAGGTCACCGATCCGGCAAAGATCGAGGTGGCGATCAGCTGGGTGCCGACGGACGATGCCTTTGCCCCCTACCCCAACCTGCGCATGGTGTCGTCCATCGCGGCGGGGGTGGACCGGATTCTGGCCTGCCCCTCGCTGCCCGACCATGTGGTGGTGACCCGCATCCGCGATACGGCGCAGGCCGACATGATGGCCGGCTTCGCCGCCTGGCATGTGGTGTGGCACCATCGGCGGATGGGGCAGTATGTGGCGAACCAGCCGCTGCGCATCTGGGACCGCAGCTTTCAGCCCCCGGCACCGGGGCAGGTGCGGGTGGGGATCCTGGGCTTTGGCCTGATGGGGCAGGCCTGCGCGCGGGTGATCGGGGCCATGGGCTTTCCGGTGGTCGCGGCGCGCAGCTCGGCCAGCGCCACGCCGGTGCCCGACGGGGTCACGGTGCTGGCCGGCCCCGGGTCCATCCAGGCGGTCGCCGAACGGTCGGACATCCTGATCAACGTGCTGCCGCTGACCGATGCCACCCGCGACGTGCTGGATGCCGCGCTGTTCGCGCGCATGCCGGCCGGCGCGGTGCTGGTGCAGATCGGGCGCGGCGAACAGATGGTCGAGGCCGACTTGCTGGCCGCGCTGGACAGCGGGCACCTGGCGGGCGCCAGCGTGGATGTGTTCCGCAGCGAACCTCCGCCGGCCGATCACCCGTTCTGGGGCCATCCGAACATCCTCGTCACCCCGCATCGCGCGTCCGATACCAGCCGGCTGGAAATCCTGCGCCAGATCGCCCTGAATTACGCGGCCCTCGTGGCCGGCCAGCCCGCGCCCGGCGCGGTCAGCCGGACCGCCGGCTACTGA
- a CDS encoding amidohydrolase produces the protein MTAPTRILTNGKIWCGLAEGFAEALAIAGDKVLATGPAADIAALAGPETEVIDLDGRLAVPGLNDAHLHLHLYGKSLVQLDLRPAAGVTSVQAIVDLVAEAARNAKPGEWILGRGYDHDKLAELRHPTRRELDAVSPDNPVFLHRTCGHTTIANTLALQAGGIGHNTPDPFGGKIGRTAGELDGLLFENARASVQAVIPLPTEADLVDSIERGGKSLLSFGITSCMEAAIGLEVGTVELDAYITARKDNRIPVRVAGTLMGDLERNILDYAHAKGLVTGVGDDIFRIGPVKYFTDGSAGAGTAWMSRAYENDATNFGVQCLTQEQTDALTMAAHEKGYQLAPHAIGDAAITMVLNAYEKAYAAIPAPDRRHRIEHCGWHTPEDLPRMIEMGVIPAGQPSFLYFFGNGYYTILGEERPQHCYPFKTWLDSGLHPSASTDCPVTSPDPLPCLYALVARRSDSGKPMGLDQKLTVAEALHLYTYEAAWGVHDEDRKGRLIPGQLADVAVFDTDFFTVPPEDILTARCLMTMLGGQVVYRAAA, from the coding sequence ATGACCGCCCCGACCCGCATCCTGACCAATGGCAAGATCTGGTGCGGCCTTGCCGAAGGCTTTGCCGAGGCGCTGGCCATTGCCGGCGACAAGGTGCTGGCCACCGGCCCCGCCGCCGACATCGCGGCGCTGGCGGGGCCGGAGACCGAGGTGATCGACCTGGACGGCCGCCTTGCCGTGCCGGGCCTGAACGATGCCCACCTGCACCTGCATCTGTATGGCAAAAGCCTGGTCCAGCTGGATCTGCGCCCTGCCGCCGGGGTGACCAGCGTGCAGGCCATCGTCGATCTGGTGGCCGAGGCGGCCCGGAATGCCAAGCCCGGCGAATGGATCCTGGGCCGGGGCTATGACCACGACAAGCTGGCCGAACTGCGCCACCCCACCCGGCGGGAACTGGATGCCGTATCGCCCGACAACCCGGTCTTCCTGCACCGCACCTGCGGGCATACGACCATTGCCAACACCCTTGCCCTTCAGGCCGGCGGCATCGGGCACAACACGCCCGATCCCTTTGGCGGCAAGATCGGCCGCACGGCGGGGGAACTGGACGGGCTGCTGTTCGAAAACGCCCGCGCATCCGTGCAGGCCGTCATCCCCCTGCCGACCGAGGCCGATCTGGTCGATTCCATCGAACGGGGCGGCAAAAGCCTGCTGTCCTTCGGCATCACCTCGTGCATGGAGGCCGCCATCGGGCTGGAGGTCGGCACGGTGGAACTGGATGCCTATATCACCGCGCGCAAGGACAACCGCATTCCGGTGCGCGTGGCCGGCACGCTGATGGGCGATCTGGAACGCAACATCCTGGATTATGCCCATGCCAAGGGGCTGGTGACCGGGGTGGGCGACGATATCTTCCGCATCGGGCCGGTGAAATACTTCACCGATGGATCCGCCGGTGCCGGCACCGCCTGGATGTCCAGGGCCTATGAAAACGACGCGACCAATTTCGGCGTGCAGTGCCTGACGCAAGAGCAGACCGATGCGCTGACCATGGCCGCGCATGAAAAGGGCTATCAGCTGGCCCCCCATGCCATCGGCGATGCCGCCATCACCATGGTGCTGAACGCCTATGAAAAGGCCTATGCCGCCATTCCCGCCCCCGACCGGCGCCACCGGATCGAACATTGCGGCTGGCACACGCCCGAGGATCTGCCCCGCATGATCGAGATGGGCGTGATCCCGGCCGGGCAACCCAGCTTCCTGTATTTCTTCGGCAACGGCTACTACACCATCCTGGGCGAGGAGCGGCCGCAGCATTGCTACCCGTTCAAGACCTGGCTGGACAGCGGGCTGCATCCGTCCGCCTCGACCGATTGCCCGGTCACCTCGCCCGATCCGCTGCCCTGCCTGTATGCGCTGGTCGCCCGGCGGTCGGACAGCGGCAAGCCCATGGGGCTGGACCAGAAACTGACCGTGGCCGAGGCGCTGCATCTTTACACCTACGAAGCCGCCTGGGGCGTGCATGACGAAGACCGCAAGGGCCGCCTGATCCCGGGGCAACTGGCCGATGTGGCGGTGTTCGACACCGATTTCTTCACCGTGCCGCCCGAAGACATCCTGACGGCCCGTTGCCTGATGACGATGTTGGGCGGCCAGGTCGTCTACCGCGCCGCCGCCTGA
- a CDS encoding amidohydrolase, whose protein sequence is MTPDLILTNGKIWCGMAEGFAAALAVAGDKVLATGTAEEMAALAGPETQVIDLGGRLATPGFYDVHTHLSLFGLGLAHLDLNPGRVKTVGSLLDMVAQAAKTRKPGEWIIGRGYDHAKLAEYRHPTRRELDAVAPDNPVYVSRACGHVGVANTVALTMAGIGHNTPDPDGGAIQRANGELTGLLAENARRPVLDLQPEPGLADYVDAIEAGGRLMLALGITSTMDAAVGMSHGWTEFQAYQTARDTGRLPVRVSMCLIGDKDRNILDRAVAEGHGSGSGCDMLRVGPVKFFIDGSLGGKTAAMKENYPGTSDRGIFCLSDDECNALAKRAHDHGFQLAVHAIGDAGIEQFLTAVRLAQAANPAPDRRHRIEHCGWVTPDQIATMQELGVIPGPQPDFIYYFGDQYVEAMGKERADTSYPMRSWIDAGLRPSASTDCPVTVLNPFAGLYAMVTRTTDKGTVLGADQCLTMAEALNAYTLESAWATHDEDRKGRLVPGQLADIAVFSQDLFAVAPAAILDTDCVMTLLGGKVVHDMTGG, encoded by the coding sequence ATGACCCCCGATCTGATCCTGACCAACGGCAAGATCTGGTGCGGCATGGCCGAAGGCTTTGCCGCTGCGCTGGCGGTTGCCGGCGACAAGGTGCTGGCCACCGGCACCGCCGAGGAGATGGCGGCGCTGGCAGGCCCCGAAACGCAGGTGATCGACCTTGGCGGACGGCTGGCCACGCCGGGCTTCTATGATGTGCATACCCATCTGTCGCTGTTCGGGCTGGGGCTGGCGCATCTGGACCTGAACCCCGGCCGGGTGAAAACGGTGGGCAGCCTTCTGGACATGGTGGCGCAGGCGGCGAAAACCCGCAAACCCGGCGAATGGATCATCGGGCGCGGCTATGACCATGCCAAGCTGGCCGAATACCGCCACCCCACCCGGCGCGAGCTGGATGCGGTGGCGCCTGACAACCCGGTCTATGTCTCGCGCGCCTGCGGGCATGTGGGGGTGGCGAATACGGTCGCGCTGACCATGGCAGGCATCGGGCACAACACCCCCGACCCCGATGGCGGCGCGATCCAGCGGGCGAATGGCGAACTGACCGGCCTGCTGGCCGAAAACGCCCGCCGCCCGGTGCTGGATCTGCAACCCGAACCGGGGCTGGCCGATTACGTCGATGCGATCGAGGCGGGCGGCCGGCTGATGCTGGCGCTTGGCATCACCTCGACCATGGATGCCGCCGTGGGCATGAGCCATGGCTGGACCGAATTCCAGGCCTATCAGACGGCAAGGGACACCGGCCGCCTGCCGGTGCGCGTGTCGATGTGCCTGATCGGCGACAAGGACCGCAACATCCTGGACCGCGCGGTGGCCGAAGGGCACGGGTCGGGCAGCGGCTGCGACATGCTGCGCGTCGGGCCGGTGAAATTCTTCATCGACGGCAGCCTGGGCGGCAAGACCGCGGCAATGAAGGAAAACTACCCCGGCACCAGCGACCGCGGCATCTTTTGCCTGTCGGATGACGAGTGCAACGCGCTGGCGAAGCGCGCGCATGACCACGGGTTCCAGCTGGCGGTGCATGCCATTGGCGATGCCGGCATCGAACAGTTCCTGACCGCCGTGCGGCTGGCACAGGCGGCGAACCCCGCCCCCGACCGCCGCCACCGGATCGAACATTGCGGCTGGGTCACCCCCGACCAGATCGCCACCATGCAGGAGTTGGGCGTGATCCCCGGCCCGCAGCCCGATTTCATCTATTACTTCGGCGACCAGTATGTCGAAGCCATGGGCAAGGAGCGTGCAGATACCTCGTATCCCATGCGGTCGTGGATCGACGCGGGCCTGCGCCCTTCTGCCTCGACCGATTGTCCGGTCACGGTGCTGAACCCCTTTGCCGGGCTGTACGCCATGGTCACCCGCACCACCGACAAGGGCACCGTGCTGGGCGCCGACCAGTGCCTGACCATGGCCGAGGCGCTGAACGCCTATACGCTGGAATCCGCCTGGGCCACCCATGACGAGGACCGCAAGGGCCGGCTGGTGCCGGGCCAACTGGCCGACATCGCGGTATTCTCGCAGGATCTGTTCGCGGTGGCCCCGGCCGCCATTCTGGACACCGACTGCGTGATGACCCTGCTGGGCGGCAAGGTCGTTCACGACATGACGGGGGGCTGA
- a CDS encoding ABC transporter permease: MVAMLLRRLGLSIPVLLGVMVFGFLLLQMVPGDPAVVLAGPIAPPDVVEQIRKSMGLDQPVIVQFWMYFERILSGDLGRSLISNKPVTDELAAAIGPTIELMVACLIWSIPLGIAMGTVAAMKRGSLVDRGIMALSVAGVSLPVFFICLLLIQLFGMTFRWFPFVGRGGPVWTLEGLRHIALPALSLGMVFIGPVARMTRSSVLEVLKLDHVRTARAKGLTERAVVVRHALRNALIPVVTLVGLQAGYLLGGAVVTETIFSWPGVGRLAVGGILSSDFTIAQGCILVMALTFIAINLIVDILYSVLDPRVQK; encoded by the coding sequence ATGGTGGCCATGCTGCTGCGCCGTCTGGGTCTGTCCATCCCCGTGCTGCTGGGGGTGATGGTGTTCGGCTTTCTGCTGCTGCAAATGGTGCCGGGCGATCCGGCCGTGGTGCTGGCCGGCCCCATCGCGCCGCCCGATGTGGTCGAACAGATCCGCAAGTCGATGGGGCTGGACCAGCCGGTCATCGTGCAGTTCTGGATGTATTTCGAACGCATCCTGTCGGGCGATCTGGGCCGGTCGCTGATTTCCAACAAGCCGGTGACGGATGAACTGGCCGCCGCCATCGGCCCCACGATCGAACTGATGGTCGCCTGCCTGATCTGGTCGATCCCGCTGGGCATTGCCATGGGCACCGTCGCAGCGATGAAGCGTGGCTCGCTGGTGGACCGGGGGATCATGGCGCTGTCGGTGGCGGGGGTATCGCTGCCGGTGTTCTTCATCTGCCTGCTGCTGATCCAGCTGTTCGGCATGACCTTTCGCTGGTTCCCCTTTGTCGGGCGCGGCGGCCCGGTCTGGACGCTGGAAGGGCTGCGCCACATCGCCTTGCCCGCCCTGTCGCTGGGCATGGTGTTCATCGGGCCGGTGGCGCGGATGACCCGGTCCTCGGTGCTGGAGGTGCTGAAGCTGGATCACGTCCGCACCGCCCGGGCCAAGGGGCTGACCGAACGCGCCGTCGTGGTGCGCCATGCGCTGCGCAATGCGCTGATCCCGGTGGTCACGCTGGTGGGGTTGCAGGCCGGCTATCTGCTGGGCGGCGCGGTGGTGACGGAAACCATCTTCAGCTGGCCCGGCGTGGGGCGGCTGGCGGTGGGGGGGATCCTGTCCAGCGATTTCACCATCGCGCAGGGCTGCATCCTGGTGATGGCGCTGACCTTCATCGCCATCAACCTGATCGTCGACATCCTTTATTCCGTGCTTGACCCCAGGGTGCAGAAATGA
- a CDS encoding ABC transporter permease gives MTDATLAAAPVAVPPRRLPWWRRLLRDRAAVLALGVLAIVFLAAALAPWLAPYDPYASSRKVMLPPAWVARGTMDHLLGTDPQGRDILSRLLFGTRLTLLIGLSSIVIGGMLGSFLGLLAAFYTRLDPWIMRASDVLLSLPAILLGLALVAAMGQGIVPIVLALVISTIPDCARIARGIAMGIMKQEFIEAGRALGLPDRQLFTRYLLRNAISSILIFLSLRFGQLILIAASLSFLGLGARPPVAELGMMAAQGRDFFLFAPHIAVIPSVLILIIVLAANVAGDALRDVLDPRLQA, from the coding sequence ATGACCGACGCAACACTGGCCGCAGCCCCTGTCGCCGTGCCGCCCCGCCGCCTGCCCTGGTGGCGCCGCCTGCTGCGCGACCGGGCGGCGGTGCTGGCGCTGGGGGTGCTGGCGATCGTGTTCCTGGCCGCCGCGCTGGCGCCCTGGCTGGCGCCCTATGATCCCTACGCCAGTTCGCGCAAGGTGATGCTGCCGCCCGCCTGGGTCGCGCGGGGCACCATGGACCACCTCTTGGGCACCGATCCGCAGGGACGCGACATCCTCAGCCGGTTGCTGTTCGGCACCCGGCTGACGCTGCTGATCGGGCTGTCCAGCATTGTCATCGGCGGTATGCTGGGGTCGTTCCTGGGGCTGCTGGCGGCGTTCTACACCCGGCTGGACCCGTGGATCATGCGCGCGTCCGACGTGCTGCTGTCGCTGCCGGCGATCCTGCTGGGGCTGGCGCTGGTGGCGGCGATGGGACAGGGGATCGTGCCCATCGTGCTGGCGCTGGTGATTTCCACCATCCCCGATTGCGCCCGCATCGCGCGCGGCATCGCCATGGGCATCATGAAACAGGAATTCATCGAGGCCGGCCGCGCCCTTGGCCTGCCCGACCGCCAGCTGTTCACCCGCTACCTGCTGCGCAATGCGATCTCGTCGATCCTGATCTTTCTCAGCCTGCGGTTCGGGCAGCTGATCCTGATCGCCGCCTCGCTGTCGTTCCTGGGGCTGGGCGCGCGCCCGCCGGTGGCGGAACTGGGGATGATGGCGGCGCAGGGGCGCGACTTCTTTCTGTTCGCGCCGCATATCGCGGTGATCCCCTCGGTCCTGATCCTGATCATCGTGCTGGCCGCCAACGTGGCCGGCGACGCCCTGCGCGACGTGCTGGACCCGCGCCTGCAAGCCTGA
- a CDS encoding ABC transporter substrate-binding protein has product MTKFRPALLLTTALVAATAAALPATRATAQEVKISRLIDSNNYDPHKTTATAAAEVLFMLSDTLVSIDYDMLTLHPGLAKSWDVSADGLTYTFHLRDDVSFCGGRKMTAEDVAYSFNRWISPDTKSPVAWRAGQVDSIKALDAVTLEYKLKQPYSELLYQLTQSFGVVIDKEAVEKLGPDFGVAGFGGVGPFCWDEWLPREKLTMTRHDAYTWGPEIYANKGPAKVEKVTWSIIGESNTLTSALLTGQTDVSNYVPYIALSQFGAMPGFAISKSESARYTYFLGFKLDKPTVSDLAVRQAVNYAFDRVAFVEDQFFGEVLPAYSYVAEDTLDFDPAVQDVLIKEYNPDKAKQLLEDAGWKVGADGIREKNGVRLAPVLYALSGIWPNIVQAVQAEVRKVGIDLQIQVFDPTVGWGKLATQEFDMFTMGYPYFSSGDGMNLYFRSSNTPAPNRTNWKDPETDAWLAAGSAATTDADRAANFGKVLKKVHEAVNWLPLYHAPIIIVQSEKLKPMKAHPIYGAAYYKGLDLEFAN; this is encoded by the coding sequence ATGACCAAATTTCGACCGGCCCTGCTGCTGACCACGGCGCTTGTCGCGGCAACGGCGGCGGCGCTGCCCGCCACCCGGGCGACCGCGCAAGAGGTGAAGATCTCGCGCCTGATCGACAGCAACAACTACGATCCGCACAAGACCACCGCGACGGCGGCGGCCGAGGTGCTGTTCATGCTGTCCGACACGCTGGTCAGCATCGACTACGACATGCTGACCCTGCATCCGGGCCTTGCGAAAAGCTGGGACGTGTCGGCCGACGGCCTGACCTATACTTTCCACCTGCGCGACGATGTCAGCTTCTGCGGTGGCCGCAAGATGACGGCCGAGGATGTCGCCTACAGCTTCAACCGCTGGATCAGCCCGGACACCAAATCGCCGGTGGCCTGGCGGGCCGGCCAGGTCGACAGCATCAAGGCGCTGGATGCCGTGACGCTGGAATACAAGCTGAAGCAGCCCTATTCTGAACTGCTGTATCAGCTGACGCAAAGCTTCGGCGTTGTGATTGACAAGGAAGCGGTCGAAAAGCTGGGCCCCGATTTCGGCGTGGCGGGCTTTGGCGGCGTGGGGCCGTTCTGCTGGGACGAATGGCTGCCGCGCGAAAAGCTGACCATGACCCGGCACGATGCCTATACCTGGGGCCCCGAGATTTACGCCAACAAGGGCCCGGCCAAGGTGGAAAAGGTCACCTGGTCGATCATCGGGGAATCGAACACCCTGACCTCGGCCCTGCTGACCGGGCAGACCGATGTGTCGAACTACGTACCCTATATCGCGCTGTCGCAGTTCGGCGCGATGCCGGGCTTTGCCATCAGCAAGTCCGAATCCGCCCGCTACACCTATTTCCTGGGCTTCAAGCTGGACAAGCCCACGGTCAGCGACCTGGCGGTGCGGCAGGCGGTCAACTACGCCTTTGACCGCGTGGCCTTTGTCGAGGACCAGTTCTTTGGCGAGGTGCTGCCCGCCTACAGCTATGTCGCCGAAGATACGCTGGATTTCGACCCGGCGGTGCAGGATGTGCTGATCAAGGAATATAACCCCGACAAGGCCAAGCAACTGCTGGAAGACGCCGGCTGGAAAGTTGGCGCCGACGGCATCCGCGAAAAGAACGGCGTCCGGCTGGCGCCGGTGCTGTATGCGCTGTCGGGGATCTGGCCGAACATCGTGCAGGCTGTGCAGGCCGAGGTGCGCAAGGTGGGGATCGACCTGCAAATCCAGGTGTTCGATCCGACTGTCGGCTGGGGCAAGCTGGCCACGCAGGAATTCGACATGTTCACCATGGGGTATCCCTACTTCTCCTCGGGCGACGGGATGAACCTGTATTTCCGGTCCTCGAACACCCCGGCGCCCAACCGCACCAACTGGAAAGACCCGGAAACCGATGCCTGGCTGGCCGCCGGTTCCGCCGCCACCACCGATGCCGACCGCGCCGCGAACTTTGGCAAGGTGCTGAAAAAGGTCCACGAGGCGGTGAACTGGCTGCCGCTGTATCACGCGCCGATCATCATCGTTCAGTCCGAAAAGCTGAAGCCGATGAAGGCCCACCCGATCTATGGCGCGGCCTATTACAAGGGGCTCGATCTGGAATTCGCCAACTGA
- a CDS encoding ABC transporter ATP-binding protein: MPDADPLLEVRDLHVHFKTDAGLFRAVDGVSFAVRKGQTLGIVGESGCGKSVTSLAIMRLLAQPVAQYAGGDILFQGQSLLALSEADMRRMRGGKIGMIFQEPMTSLNPVYTIADQIIESLRAHGLTDKASARARAIEMLKMVGLPSPEKRADDYPHQLSGGQRQRVMIALALANDPQLLIADEPTTALDVTIQAQILALMRDLSARTGAAVVLITHDLGVVAETCDEVVVMYAGNVVERAPVASLFQAPQHLYTIGLMAAVPRIDSTADRLETIPGSVPPPYMVIPGCKFASRCPLADGRCTAERPPLREIAPSHFVACWQAPIEEAAE, translated from the coding sequence ATGCCAGATGCCGACCCGCTTCTCGAGGTGCGCGACCTCCATGTCCATTTCAAGACGGACGCCGGCCTGTTCCGCGCGGTCGATGGTGTCAGCTTTGCCGTGCGCAAGGGGCAGACGCTGGGCATCGTGGGGGAATCGGGCTGCGGGAAATCGGTAACCTCGCTGGCCATCATGCGGTTGCTGGCCCAGCCGGTGGCGCAATATGCCGGCGGCGACATCCTGTTCCAGGGCCAAAGCCTGCTGGCGCTAAGCGAAGCCGACATGCGCCGGATGCGCGGCGGCAAGATCGGGATGATCTTTCAGGAACCGATGACCAGCCTGAACCCGGTCTATACCATAGCCGATCAGATCATCGAATCCCTGCGCGCCCATGGCCTGACCGACAAGGCCAGCGCGCGCGCCCGCGCCATCGAGATGCTGAAGATGGTCGGCCTGCCATCGCCCGAAAAGCGCGCCGACGACTACCCCCACCAGCTTTCGGGCGGGCAGCGCCAGCGGGTGATGATCGCCCTGGCACTGGCGAACGATCCGCAGCTGCTGATCGCCGATGAACCCACGACCGCGCTGGACGTGACGATCCAGGCGCAGATCCTCGCGCTGATGCGCGACCTGTCGGCGCGCACCGGCGCGGCGGTGGTGCTGATCACCCATGATCTGGGCGTGGTTGCCGAAACCTGCGACGAGGTGGTGGTGATGTATGCCGGCAATGTGGTGGAACGCGCGCCCGTCGCCTCGCTGTTCCAGGCGCCGCAGCACCTCTATACCATCGGCCTGATGGCCGCCGTGCCGCGCATCGACAGCACCGCCGACCGGCTGGAAACCATTCCCGGATCGGTGCCACCGCCCTACATGGTGATCCCCGGCTGCAAATTCGCCTCGCGCTGTCCGCTGGCCGACGGGCGCTGCACCGCCGAACGCCCCCCCTTGCGCGAAATCGCCCCGTCCCATTTCGTCGCCTGCTGGCAGGCACCCATCGAGGAGGCCGCAGAATGA
- a CDS encoding dipeptide ABC transporter ATP-binding protein, whose protein sequence is MTPPVLEAVNLSKHYPVHKGILNRRIGAVQAVSDVNFRLMQGETLAIVGESGCGKSTLGRALLRLSEPTGGNVLLDGRDIMQLSAGQLREKRREMQMVFQDPFGSLNPRMTVRETLLEPIILHGVAKGATAEAMVSDLLTTVGLSDFHASRYPHEFSGGQRQRICIARALATKPRIIVCDEPVSALDVSVQAQIVNLLQDLQRQFGLSYVFISHDLAVVRHIADRVAVMYLGRIVEMADAETIFRDPRHPYTRALVAAAPKPVPGAVLPDRAVKGDMPSALNPPPGCAFHTRCPIAREICSRDRPALGDMQGTLVACHFPDQAATIPAPAAAPMSGVLQQRLAVLDRRRAGHV, encoded by the coding sequence ATGACCCCGCCCGTGCTGGAGGCCGTGAACCTGTCCAAGCACTATCCCGTGCACAAGGGCATCCTGAACCGCCGCATCGGCGCGGTGCAGGCGGTGTCGGACGTGAACTTTCGCCTGATGCAGGGCGAAACGCTGGCCATCGTGGGCGAATCCGGTTGCGGCAAGTCCACGCTGGGCCGGGCACTGTTGCGGCTGTCGGAACCCACGGGGGGCAACGTGCTGCTGGACGGGCGCGACATCATGCAGCTGAGCGCCGGCCAGCTGCGCGAAAAACGGCGCGAGATGCAGATGGTGTTCCAGGATCCGTTCGGCTCGCTCAACCCGCGCATGACGGTGCGGGAAACGCTGCTGGAACCGATCATCCTGCATGGCGTCGCCAAGGGGGCGACGGCCGAGGCGATGGTGTCGGACCTGCTGACGACCGTCGGCCTGTCGGATTTCCACGCCAGCCGCTATCCGCATGAATTTTCCGGCGGCCAGCGCCAGCGCATCTGCATTGCCCGCGCGCTGGCCACCAAACCCCGCATCATCGTCTGCGACGAGCCGGTTTCGGCGCTGGATGTGTCGGTTCAGGCCCAGATCGTGAACCTGTTGCAGGATCTGCAACGCCAGTTTGGCCTGTCCTATGTGTTCATCAGCCACGATCTGGCCGTGGTGCGCCACATCGCCGACCGGGTGGCGGTGATGTATCTGGGCCGCATCGTGGAAATGGCCGATGCCGAAACCATATTTCGCGATCCGCGCCACCCCTATACCCGCGCGCTGGTGGCGGCGGCGCCCAAGCCGGTGCCCGGTGCCGTGCTGCCCGACCGCGCGGTCAAGGGCGACATGCCCAGTGCGTTGAACCCGCCGCCCGGCTGCGCGTTCCACACCCGCTGCCCCATCGCGCGCGAGATCTGTTCGCGCGACCGGCCTGCCTTGGGCGACATGCAGGGCACGCTGGTCGCCTGCCATTTCCCCGATCAGGCGGCCACCATCCCCGCCCCGGCCGCCGCGCCGATGTCGGGCGTGCTGCAACAGCGGCTGGCGGTGCTGGACCGCCGCCGCGCCGGGCATGTGTAA